One window of Mediterraneibacter gnavus ATCC 29149 genomic DNA carries:
- a CDS encoding PTS transporter subunit EIIC yields MKYEKMVREIVEAIGGKENILNVYHCATRLRFQLKQEDTIQDETVKNIEGVLSVVKGGGQYQIVIGRHVGDVYQELLSVYDMQKEESGLKDAKEFKEEMKDKKISSRFIDTISGVFTPILNLLIATGIIKCFLALMTATGLMDATAGTYQILSIAGDCFFYFMPVFLGYTAMKKFGGTPFVGMAIGAALVYPSIAVIMGGEPLYTLFAGTIFESPVYVTFLGIPVILMNYASSVIPVVLVCFFAAKLERFLDRCIPQLVKAFVVPMLTILGGVVLGLLVLGPIATFASNLLGALMGFLFEINSTICGFLYGALIQVCVMFGVHWGFVALNVNNMATLGYDAITIAGLASAFAQAGVVLMIMLKTKNKKLKGVCGPAIISAMFGITEPAIYGVTLQFKRPFILACLASGIGGAIIGFGGVKQYSAGTNGIFGWLQVINPQTGFDSTVVAAIIACIASFVSAVVLMKIFDKKLGIDHI; encoded by the coding sequence ATGAAATATGAAAAAATGGTCAGAGAGATTGTAGAGGCAATCGGTGGGAAAGAAAATATTCTCAATGTATATCATTGTGCAACAAGGCTTCGGTTTCAGTTGAAGCAGGAGGACACAATTCAAGACGAAACAGTAAAAAACATAGAAGGTGTGCTTTCCGTCGTAAAAGGCGGGGGTCAGTATCAGATTGTGATTGGACGTCATGTGGGTGATGTATATCAGGAATTACTATCTGTGTATGATATGCAGAAAGAAGAAAGCGGATTAAAAGATGCAAAAGAATTTAAAGAGGAAATGAAAGATAAGAAAATCTCAAGCCGGTTTATCGATACGATTTCAGGAGTCTTTACTCCGATTTTAAATCTGTTGATCGCAACTGGAATTATTAAATGTTTCCTGGCACTTATGACTGCGACCGGTTTGATGGATGCAACGGCAGGAACCTATCAGATCCTTTCCATTGCAGGGGATTGCTTTTTCTACTTTATGCCCGTCTTTTTAGGATATACGGCAATGAAAAAATTCGGTGGGACTCCGTTTGTTGGAATGGCTATCGGTGCAGCTCTTGTGTACCCGTCTATTGCGGTCATTATGGGAGGTGAGCCACTGTATACCCTTTTTGCAGGAACGATTTTTGAGTCACCGGTATATGTTACATTTTTGGGGATTCCAGTGATTCTGATGAATTATGCAAGCTCTGTGATTCCGGTTGTATTAGTCTGCTTTTTTGCGGCAAAGCTGGAACGATTTTTGGATCGTTGTATTCCACAGTTGGTGAAGGCATTTGTCGTACCAATGCTTACAATTTTGGGCGGTGTTGTTCTGGGACTTCTGGTATTGGGACCGATTGCAACATTCGCAAGTAATTTGTTGGGAGCTCTGATGGGATTTCTCTTTGAAATTAACTCTACAATCTGTGGATTTCTTTATGGAGCATTGATTCAGGTATGTGTGATGTTTGGGGTGCACTGGGGATTTGTTGCACTGAACGTCAATAATATGGCAACTCTCGGATATGACGCGATTACGATCGCAGGACTTGCTTCTGCGTTTGCACAGGCAGGGGTGGTTCTGATGATCATGCTCAAAACAAAAAATAAAAAATTAAAAGGAGTATGTGGCCCTGCGATTATTTCGGCAATGTTTGGAATTACAGAGCCTGCAATTTATGGGGTAACTTTGCAGTTTAAGCGTCCGTTTATCCTTGCTTGTCTGGCTTCCGGTATTGGGGGTGCGATTATCGGATTTGGAGGAGTAAAACAGTACTCAGCAGGAACCAATGGAATTTTTGGATGGTTACAAGTCATCAACCCACAGACAGGATTTGATTCCACAGTAGTTGCAGCAATTATTGCATGTATAGCAAGTTTTGTATCAGCAGTAGTACTTATGAAAATATTTGATAAAAAACTGGGAATCGATCATATTTAG